Proteins from a genomic interval of Sphingobacteriales bacterium:
- the hemF gene encoding oxygen-dependent coproporphyrinogen oxidase codes for MFTSVSDIELDKHQIEAGFTALQARICKGLEELDGSGHVFSEEYWKHREGGGGRTRVFQNGNFLEKGGVNFSAVWGTAPELIQKALQLQGNSHQFFASGVSIVLHPASPLVPIIHMNVRYFELSNGDAWFGGGIDLTPIYVVEEDARHFHRTLKKTCDAFDVQFYPKFKMWADDYFYLQHRNETRGVGGIFFDYLRPDATHSKQQLFDFAIAVGDTFVPVYRDIVERRRHLPFHEEHRRWQLLRRGRYAEFNLVWDKGTKFGLETGGRTESILMSLPPLAAWEYDYTPPADSEEAATLAWLKRGVDFV; via the coding sequence ATGTTTACATCTGTTTCTGACATTGAATTGGACAAACATCAAATTGAAGCGGGATTCACCGCATTGCAAGCGCGTATTTGCAAAGGTTTGGAGGAATTGGACGGCAGTGGGCACGTTTTTTCGGAAGAATACTGGAAACACCGCGAAGGCGGCGGCGGACGGACGCGTGTTTTTCAAAACGGAAACTTTTTGGAAAAAGGCGGTGTGAATTTTTCGGCAGTATGGGGCACTGCTCCCGAACTTATCCAAAAAGCACTGCAATTACAGGGCAATAGCCATCAGTTTTTTGCCAGTGGGGTATCTATTGTATTACACCCTGCTTCGCCCTTAGTGCCTATCATTCACATGAATGTGCGCTATTTTGAACTATCCAACGGCGATGCTTGGTTTGGCGGCGGTATTGACCTCACTCCTATCTATGTGGTGGAAGAAGATGCCCGCCATTTTCACCGAACCCTCAAAAAAACCTGCGATGCCTTTGACGTGCAATTTTATCCCAAATTCAAAATGTGGGCAGATGATTATTTTTATTTGCAACACCGCAACGAAACGCGCGGCGTAGGCGGCATTTTCTTTGATTATCTGCGCCCCGATGCCACACACAGCAAACAACAGTTATTTGATTTTGCGATAGCTGTAGGCGATACTTTTGTGCCGGTGTACCGCGATATTGTTGAGCGCAGACGACATTTGCCTTTTCACGAAGAACACAGACGCTGGCAGTTGTTGCGGCGCGGCAGATATGCAGAGTTTAATTTGGTGTGGGATAAAGGCACTAAATTCGGATTGGAAACCGGCGGGCGCACCGAGTCTATTTTGATGAGTTTGCCGCCGCTCGCCGCTTGGGAATACGACTACACCCCACCCGCCGACAGCGAAGAAGCCGCTACGCTCGCTTGGTTGAAACGCGGTGTTGATTTTGTGTAA